GACATTTGACAACATCCATATAGTTTTAAGCTTAGCTTAACCACAGCAGCCATCCATATAAACACTCCTAAGGAAGGCCCCTGggggccgaaacacgattcgtgtcgagtcctGGATGATTTAATAAAGACGGTTCGGATATCGTCTGCTGCTCTTTCTTTGGTCACCCTTGTTGTGTTTGTTCGGTTTGTGTGCCTACAAGggtactgttcttctgtttttctgcCAAAGCATAGAATAATTCACGATACAGGGactacatttttctattttgagaATCAATAATCCACTGCTATGGGCAGAACTTTAAATACAGACCTTGTCACATCTGTAAAATGAAAGCCAGCATATATTAAGAAAAACAGGAAAACTGAAGAAAGATATTTCTTCATACTGTTTATAATCCTGCAGTTGGATGAGACTAACCAAACATTGACTGCCATGCAGCTTTGGATTTGGATTCTACAGTACAGCTTTTGCCACTCAGGCCAACCAGGAAAACACTCTCATAGCCTGAAGGGGAGGGAAGTCTCAGCCACCAGAGTTCAGACTAGGATAGAACATTATCAGGCTCTGCAAAAAAACACTGTTACGTCAAAGCAAAGGCTGGGCAAAACAGAAGGGGTAGGGGGCAAAACCCTGGGACTTTTCAAATGGAGGCTTAGGATGCTATAACCTCCTTGGAGGGCAATTTAGTTAAAAACTCAAAGGGAGGAAACTGCTGAACCAAAATGAGATCCCGTACTCtacagcttcccaaactgtgggtcaaacAAAGCCTGCATTTGGGATCATGACCTGGGAGACCTCTCCATAGTTGCATCTTTATTCAGCAcctccagagggagggaggtgtcaattttatttggccacccTCATGGGGGGGTCacaaccacaaaaaaaatgataagCACTTCCCTCCTCTCCTATACATAATTCTGTCATCAGACGAAAAGGAGACCTCCTGTCCAAGAGCTATGTACTCTTAGCAGAAAGCATTATTCCTAAAATAGGTGGctttaggtttaaaaaaggcccaGCACTTCACAAAAAGAGGCTGCATCAGCAACTGTTTTTAATTCGAATTGGAAGCATATCTAGTGCAAAGGAAAACTGGACCCAACAGATGAATGAGTAGTTGAATCAAGGACAGCTGATTTAGATTAACGCATTAACAcctcccccccttttacaaagccgtgctagcagctgttGCGGTAATGCCAATACAAccaattcaaagtgaacgggctgtgtcgccATTAgcgcgcagctttgtaaaaggggggtaaGTCGTGTACATGACCGTTTTCAACGAATTCTAAGGTTCAGAAAAGCACAGCTTAAACAGTTATGAACAGATTAGTGGTTCTAGTTGGTCTTCacttagggaaagggaatgggacttgatataccacctttctgtggcttttgcaactacattcaaagtggtttacatagtatatgcaggtacttatttgtacctgggacaactgagggctgtgacttgcccagagtcaaaggagctgcaatgggaattgaacccagttccccagaatcaaagttcactgcattaaccactaggctactcttccacttagAGTTGCTGCTTATGGAAAAGTGGAGGCGAGGGGATCATTACTGTGGAGAAAACGAAAGATTGCACAAATAGTTGTCTCAAAAGTCATGTGAATATACTTCAAAATATACTCAGATGACTGTATGGACTTTATCTGATACCGATCATGAGCCACTGGTTTTAAGGTGAGAGCAAAAGTGGCAAAGTCTTAGTACTATGAGCTTGTGTCTTACCAACAGACTGGGTAGGGGGAGGCAGTGGCCATTGATCTGAAAGCCCATTGTTcccaacatttattttttatgtcTATTGTTTTGTGTTCTTAAAAATTTGtatctttattaatcaaattacactggcttcccatcaaagtgagaatcaccttcaatttatgtacctttatctttcaaatactaaagggcacagctccagactatatggtaccattaataaacttacctcaaagaaacactaattaTGAGGCAAGAAACAATCTCAGACtatacctcccaaattgcaaaaaagtgatctataaaactgtccactctgcagacttcacttacctaggaaccaaatggtagaacgccttaccacccaaaattatATACagaaatatactagattccacaaaatcctcaaatcgttcctattcaaacaaaccctcacaaagagcagccattttctctttgcttcatgtacaatttctcgatcctaatagattttctaaatgttaaacatccatagctatcccagtatgtttatgatattgtattgtaaaattggattcttacactttgttatgtattattttttgttatgtatcctattctgtttattgtaagccacactgaactcaaaattgtttggaataatgtgggatataaatgtcataaataaataaaatctttcattttttttttctttttccacaaaaaaaaaaaaatttcgatTACTGTCCACTATTCCATTCCTGATGCTCCACAGGTGGACTGTATTTgtttgaaataatttttttaaaaagacaatAAGACACTTTGCTCTGACTCCTGTTTGCTGCATGAATTAACTATCATTTTTATGCTAGACATGCATGTATGTATGTTTgtaaataaggtaaaattatgtataatcatacctgataattttctttccattaatcatagctgatcaatccatagactggtgggttgtgtccatctaccagcaggtggagatagagagcaaacttttgcctccctatatgtggtcatgtgctgccggaaactcctcagtatgtcgatatcaaagctccatccgcaggactcagcacttagagaattacacccacgaagggacactctgcccagctcaccaccgccgaaacgggggaggggaattaacccagctcatccccacacaagtgggggaggggaatccgtccagctcatccccgcggagcgggggagggacaccacacccgccgatgcggggggatctggcttatcctgcaaccgcaaccgcgggaggagctgactgaccctaacaccgccgaagcgggaggggtacaaagctgccctacagccgcacgaagcgggagggagtgccggcagaattttaagtctcaatccagccccgtaaaacggaggggagaggaatgcagcagctcactgtaacacaaactcgtcttaactcttgaagaatccaagtgaaaaaacttgaacacgaagtctttctgaagtaactgaagactaaacttgaacctgaaatgcaaccagaataaaaacagtacagatatctgggaggggctatggattgatcagctatgattaatggaaagaaaattatcaggtatgattatacataattttaccttccatatcatcaagctgatcaatccatagactggtgggatgtaccgaagcagtactcacccagggcgggacattgaaatccctgacctcaacactgaagctccaaaccgggcctccgcccgtgcagccacagtcaaacggtaatgcttggagaatgtatgagccgaagcccaagttgccgccttgcatatctcttccaaggagacggatccggcctctgccatcgaggccgcctgagctctcgtggagtgagccttcagctggataggcggcaccttccccgcggccacataagccgctgcaatggcttccttgacccatcttgccactgtaggcttagcagcctgcagacccttacgaggacctgcaaacaggacaaacagatgatccgatttccggaaatcattggtcacttccaagtatctgatgatgactcgtctcacatccagatatttaagagcagagtactcctctgggtagtcctccctacgaaaggaagggagacagagctgctgattcacatggaagcgagaaacaatcttgggcaggaaggaaggcactgtgcgaatagtcactcctgcctcagtgaactgcagaaaaggctctcgacatgagagcgcctggagctcggaaactcttctggctgaagtgatagccaccaaaaagactgctttcaacgtcaggtctttcagagatgccctcgacaagggttcaaaaggcggcttctgcaatgcacttagtaccaggttgagattccacgcaggcaccactgagtgcagaggagggcgcaggtgattaactcccttgagaaagcgcaccacatctggctgcgaagccagggaagcacccttcaggcggcccctgaagcaagccagagccgctacctggactttaagggaactgagcgacaggcctttctccagaccttcttgcaggaacgccaacactgaagaaattggagcagtgaagggagaaagtgagcctgcttcacaccacgctgcaaagatacgccaaaccctggcgtaagcagtagaagtagagcgcttcctcgctctcagcatagtggcgatgaccttgtctgagaagcccttcttcctcagacgctgccgctcaatagccaggccgtaagaccaaagggggagggatcctccatcaccatgggaccctgatgtaacaggccctgctccactgacagccgcagaggatcgtcgactgagagcctgatcaagtccgcataccagggacacctgggccaatccggacccaccaggattaccctgccgggatgctttgccacccggtctagcaccctgcccaacatgggccagggcgggaacacatagagaagctcttgtgtcggccactgttggagaagagcatctactcccagggatcgagggtcccgtcctctgctgaaaaagcgcggcacttggcaattggccgatgacgccatcagatctaggctcggctggccccagcgcttcgtgatgtccaagaacgcctgagcagatagctgccactctccgggctccaaggtatggcgactgagaaagtccgccttgacattcatgactccggcaatgtgggccgctgaaagctgctccaggttcacttccgcccactggcaaagattcatagcctccttggctagaggggcgctcttggtacctccctggcggttgacataggccacagccgtggcattgtccgacaggacccgtacaggcttcaacaccagtaccgggatgaactccaaaagcgccaaccgaatggctctgagttccaggaggttgatagaccactttgcctctgcaggagaccagagcccctgcgctgtccttcccaagcagtgggctccccagcccgacaacgaggcgtccgtcgtgacgacaatccactctggggtcaccagaggcattcccgcagacaacttgtctgtctgcctccaccagctcagcgccttgcgcactgctgggtccaagggaaggcgcacagcataatcctccgacatcggagtccagcgctgcagcaaagagtgttgaagcggtctcatatgagccctggcccagggcacaacttccatcgtggccgtcatagagcccaacagctgcacatagtcccaagcccgaagggaagaggctactaggaactggtccacctgagcctgaagtttgacaatccgattgtctggcaggaacactctgcccacttgggtgtcgaatcgaactcccaggtactccagggactgagtcgggcgcagctggctcttctcccagctgatgatccatcccagggagctcaaaagagcaactacccggtccacagctttgccgcactctgcataagagggggctcggatcaaccagtcgtccagataaggatggacttgtaccccttcctttcgtaggaaggccgcgatgaccaccattactttggaaaaggtccgcggagcagtagccaacccgaaagggagggctctgaactggaagtgtcgtcccaggactgcaaaacgcagaaagcgttgatgaggaggccagatgggaatatgcaggtacgcttccttgatgtccaaggatgccaggaactctcctgccttcactgccgctataacagagcggagagtctccatgcgaaagtgccgcactttcaaggcccgattgacccctttgaggtcgaggataggccggacagaacctcctttctttggtaccacaaagtaaatggagtaacgtcccttgccaagctgactttctggcaccggaacgaccgcgcccaggcggatcagattgtccaaggtctgctgcactgccacagctttgaccggagacttgcagggagagagtacaaacccgtcttttaagggtcggcagaactctagtttgtagccgtctctgatgacttccagcacccacgcgtctgaagttattgtggtccactcgcccagaaacgaggacagccgtcctccaatctgcactggggcgtggaccaagaccccgtcattgggtacgagaccctgggggaggaccggagggagcacctccgggacggcggtctctgcgaaaggaatgctgcttgggggagaaattcctcttgaaggaagagggggcagagcccgacttgcccgggcggtacagacgggcttcctgcaaccgtcctctggaggtaccgggacgagtactagcccgagccctgacctctggtaatttcttgaccttagacgtgccgagatcggtcacgattttgtccagctcgaccccaaagagcagcttgcctttaaaaggcaacctagccaggcgggatttagaggcgtggtcagcagaccaatgtttcagccaaagccaccgccgcgcagagattgtctgagccatgcctttcgctgaggccctcaagacatcatacagcaagtctgccaaataggctaagcccgattccagggccggccaatcagccctcaaggaatgatccgagggggaagcccgctgcaccatagtcaggcacgccctggccacataggagccgcaaactgaggcctgcaaacttaaagcagccgcctcaaaggacgaccttaaggccgcctcctgtcttgggcgtcctttagggccgtgccaccttccaccggcaacgccgttttcttagtcaccgcagtgattaaagaatccacggtaggccacagataggcctcacgttcactcaccgccaaaggatagaggcgggacatagccctagccactttaaggctcgcttctgggacatcccattgagccgaaattaaggtgtgcatggcatcatgcacgtggaaggttctaggcgggcgcttcgtccccagcataatggcagagccaacaggggctgagggagagacgtcctccggagaggaaatcttcaaagtgtccatggcctgtaacaacaggttgggcaaatcctctgggctaaaaagccgcgctgcagaggggtcatccgctccatccgagcggggatccatctcctccaaggaatccgcaaaggaccgttgggagacctcagacacgctgccctcatctacatcggaggagacaaattcctccaaggcctgggaatcaacccgagggcgtttacctctgggaacctcaacctctttaccagacgagggagcaggggcagcgttgtgcatgaggaaggcctgatgcagcagcaaaacaaactcgggggagaaaccccccagactgtgcacttccgcagtctgggcaaaagccctagacgcaccctcaaccggcgctcgcaatagcgggggagagacatgctgcgcatccaaaatggcgtccggcgcaaaactccgcgaaggagccgcgcgggaagaacggctcttaactttagccgcttctgtgccgtcgcccaaattaagggcgttcatggcattaatgtctccaacctcaagggcggcccaagaagaagccgtccgagccgcgtggccggccaagatggcggaggcgaggagcgggggatgggcgtttatggcgggaaaaaccgccacgccggaggaaggaccgggacattcatcggtcacgaaactgtcacccaacaagggcgaatcaggctttaagacccccgcatcccctctagaagcgctcaagcgaccctttgcgccctcgccctccgacgccatatgccacgaggagaagaatcggggaaccccctgcccgctataaaaaggtaaaaattacctgctgtccgctccgagttgtaacgacctggtgtcccagtgagtagctgcaatagacgcttaaataaatgtcgaaataaacgcctttaaggacgttcaaaatttttttttttttttttttttaacggagccagcgggaggggggagaaaaggagggacctggtaccaccaggtttgcacttgctcaaaagagccctcaaccccaggcactcaacaaaacctaaaaattaggcttggaggcctagccagagctgctgctgtgtgtgaccaccacctgctgagatagagaacatactgaggagtttccggcagcacatgaccacatatagggaggcaaaagtttgctctctatctccacctgctggtagatggacacaacccaccagtctatggattgatcagcttgatgatatggaaatgtcaGTGCTAGTCATTGTACCTGATGCATCCAGCACGACACCACCTGCTTCGGTGACAATGACTGAAGCTGCTGCCATGTCCCAGCAGTGAATTCCCATCTCAAAATATGCATCTGCTCCTCCTGTTGCTACTAGGCATATATTTACAGCGGCTGTACCAACTGCTCGAATCCTGCAACATGTACACAGCAATTAAAATTAATGGTAAAGTATCAAAGACTCAACTGCATGTTATTCTAATCTAGTCTTACATTCATTCTCTGCTTCATCGATGCTCCTTGACTGCCCAAATGGCTCATACATAAGGttatatacatattttaaaaatacaaatacaaaacaaattcTAAATTTACCAATTAAAATAAAAGAGCAACCGCAAATACAAGCAAAATCTCATTCTCTGTCTTACAACTCCTGGGCAGCATGGACTAATAACATCCTATGGAGTGTCTGCCcaggtcatgaccccaaatgTGGGTTTCAGAACCCCAATCCAGTGTGATTGGGGTGTTCTGCACTAACTGTTCACCATTTTTGCATCAAGAAGTTCCTATTCTCTTTCTCAGTATAACTTTGTTCCTTTAACACACATGGCACTCCCTTAGCCCCTCCAAAAATGCAATCTTAGAAACATGGCTCCTTAGACATTCATTTTAAAGGCCTTTAAAAAAGAAATACGAGTGTGACATTATTTGCAAGTATAACTTAAAACAATGCAACTTACCCATGAATAGGAATACAGAGAAGTCTTTCTATGTTTGATAGGACAATTTTAACAATTTCAGGGGTACGGTTAGACCCTAATTCTGTTAGAAGAAGGGATTTTGTAATATCtgtcaaaaaaagaaatatatttttacaaACTTGATTAGAGGAAAAAAAGTAAACGTCTCCCATATGCCCAATACTCTGCATTAGATCTCACCTTTCTGGTTGGACACATGAAGTTTCTGCCCATTGCAAAATGCGCCTTTCCCCCTTCTGCCAGTGTACATTTTGTCTTCCACACAACTATAGACCACACCAAATTCAATCTGTAACAGAAGGTATCCACGAAATCAGCAAActtgtaaaaaatattttgattgcATAATGCTGGGGCCTCTGCATTCATAATGGTTCCTGTAGGCTGCCTTACTCCCTGCTCAGTAGGGTCAGAGTTCCAGCAGATATACTGATCTGGGAAAGAGATACTTTGTACTGGTTCAAAAATAAATGAGGCAATACATGGGCACTGATTTAAAGTCAGTTCTCTCGTCTTGTAAGATCAAGCGCTATAACTTTGTTTCTGTTGGCCTAATAAAGGGGATTACTGCTAACAAAGTAATTATCCAGGGCATGGATGATTGAAGGGTTGCATGGGATAATGTgggagagtgtgtatgtgtattgtggtgggggaggggggaatcataTTAATGTTAAAATTTTTCTGTGAAATTTATTGCCCCTAGAACGAGCCCTCCAGATAAGAGATCACCAGTAGGGCAAAGTGGACTGGATATAGATCTTGTTGCAATTGTGGGGAATCTGTTTGCTGTTGTTCTTTTGTGAGTGTATCATTACTGCTTGTTTAACTTTAATAACTGTGTGCCTTGTTTACACTGTAATTCtgctaaatatatataaataaaaattgttttaaaaaaggaaagaaaataaaacccTTACACAGCATGCAATGTCACTTCATGAGTGAGCAACTATAAAGGAACTTtaattgcatgtacaaattttaTTAGAAGAAATTAATTCAACAGATAATTATTGAACACTGAAGCCTTgactaaataaattaaaaataaaaaaacagcctGAGGCTGGGGAAGGGGAGCTTCCAGATGCTGACAGAATTTGTTACATCTGGACCCAGAGAAAATGCTCCCACAACATACATGAATGTGTCTGGGTGTTGGTTAATTTGCTGTAAACCTGACAAAACGCAGtaaagggttcttttacaaagctgctataaaatgtggcctgcggtagtgtgggtgtgtcttttgggcacgcgctgggccactttttaatgggccgggaaatgggtgtgcacaaaaattaaaactagcgtatgcctatttacagcctgagctgttaccgccagccattgacttcgcAGTATTATCCGCATGGTAACCATACAGCGCgtgccaatgtggccacgctgctgaTTGCCGCTGGAACACCCCGtggtagaaacagaaaaatattttctaccatgggatttggcACGCACCAAATGTCGGAATTAGCACACGCTAGCCCTccctgactttgtaaaagggcccctaaaacattAAGCAGTTGTGTATTATAAGCAACATACCTCTTTGTTTACTGCAAATCCAATTGAAACTGCCACAAATGGAAACCTTTAAAAGAAAGAGATGTGTATTTCCCTACCTTGAATAAGATGACTCATCCTTAGAACAGCAAAGTAATTGTTTAACTGCTAGAGACAGGCAAGTTCCCAGACTGTTCAAAGCAAGGTATTCAAGTAGAAGACCATGATCGGAACACTCTGTACAACCTCTATTCTTCTGGTTTCTGAAACCAAGGCTCAATCCAGATTAAACAATTCAAACGACTGTTGGGACATAACACCTGGACCAAAAAGAAGTCATACGCTCCCTAATTATGTCCCCCCTCAGGTTATGACCCTGCCAATTCACAAATTTACCCATGTTTTACGTAGTATGGTGGTCTCTTTATTATATTCAGAGCCAGAGAGGAATGTAGAttattatatacagtgggggaaataagtatttgatcccttgctgattttgtaagtttgcccactgacaaagacatgagcagcccataattgaagggtaggttattggtaacagtgagagatagcacatcacaaattaaatccggaaaatcacattgtggaaagtatatgaatttatttgcattctgcagagggaaataagtatttaatccctctggcaaacaagacctaatacttggtggcaaaaccctcgttggcaagcacagcggtcagacgtcttctgtagttgatgatgaggtttgcacacatgtcaggaggaattttggtccactcctctttgcagatcatctctaaatcattaagagttctgggctgtcgcttggcaactcgcagcttcagctccctccataagttttcaatgggattaaggtctggtgactggctaggccactccatgaccctaatgtgcttcttcctgagccactcctttgttgccttggctgtatgttttgggtcattgtcgtgctggaagacccagccacgacccatttttaaggccctggcggagggaaggaggttgtcactcagaattgtacggtacatggccccatccattctcccattgatgcggtgaagtagtcctgtgcccttagcagagaaacac
This genomic interval from Microcaecilia unicolor chromosome 1, aMicUni1.1, whole genome shotgun sequence contains the following:
- the IMPA1 gene encoding inositol monophosphatase 1; translated protein: MGDPWQKCMDFAVAIARTAGEVVCDALKNEARVMLKSSPADLVTETDQKVEAMIISSIREKFPSHSFIGEESVAAGEKSTLSDNPTWIIDPIDGTTNFVHRFPFVAVSIGFAVNKEIEFGVVYSCVEDKMYTGRRGKGAFCNGQKLHVSNQKDITKSLLLTELGSNRTPEIVKIVLSNIERLLCIPIHGIRAVGTAAVNICLVATGGADAYFEMGIHCWDMAAASVIVTEAGGVVLDASGGKFDLMSRRIIAASSRELGERISKELQIIPLERD